A single Fusobacterium hominis DNA region contains:
- a CDS encoding RluA family pseudouridine synthase — MKKYIIEPEYDGYEIGNYLKETKGYSGRGLRNLEIYLDGKRVKNNSKKIKKNSKLLIKEKEKSTGIKPMDIPIDVAYEDKNVLLINKPPYLIVHPTQKKVDKTLANGVVNYFLNTTGKIMVPRFYNRLDMNTSGLIIVTKNAHAQAYLQEKGTVNKFYKAIVKGIIEKDEFLIDRPIGKIGEELRRVELSPEQGGQTAQTKIKVLKRSEEKNLTLIEAELLTGRTHQIRAHMALEGYPLLGDELYGGADNRADRQMLHSYKTEFSDIETGELRVVEVDLPDDMKKILGE, encoded by the coding sequence ATTAAGAAATATATTATAGAACCTGAATATGACGGTTATGAGATAGGTAACTATTTAAAAGAAACAAAGGGTTATTCAGGAAGAGGACTTAGAAACCTAGAGATCTATTTAGATGGAAAAAGGGTTAAAAACAACAGTAAAAAAATTAAGAAAAATAGTAAACTTCTTATAAAAGAAAAAGAAAAATCAACTGGAATTAAGCCTATGGATATTCCTATAGATGTAGCTTATGAAGATAAAAATGTACTTTTAATCAATAAGCCACCATATCTTATAGTGCACCCAACACAAAAGAAAGTTGATAAAACTCTAGCTAATGGAGTTGTAAACTATTTTTTAAATACAACAGGTAAGATAATGGTACCTAGATTCTATAATAGGCTTGATATGAATACATCAGGACTTATAATAGTTACAAAAAATGCACATGCTCAAGCTTATTTACAAGAAAAAGGGACAGTAAATAAATTCTATAAGGCTATCGTAAAAGGAATAATTGAAAAAGATGAATTCCTAATTGATAGACCTATTGGAAAAATTGGAGAGGAACTTCGTCGTGTTGAGCTTTCTCCAGAGCAAGGTGGTCAGACCGCACAGACCAAAATAAAAGTATTGAAAAGATCAGAAGAAAAAAATCTAACTCTTATTGAAGCAGAATTACTAACTGGAAGAACACATCAAATAAGAGCTCATATGGCTTTAGAAGGGTATCCACTTTTAGGTGACGAACTATATGGTGGTGCTGATAATAGAGCTGATAGACAAATGCTACATTCCTATAAGACAGAGTTTTCAGATATTGAAACAGGAGAACTTAGAGTCGTAGAAGTAGACCTTCCAGATGATATGAAAAAAATATTAGGTGAGTAA
- a CDS encoding aminopeptidase codes for MLYKNENGWKKQTNREEIFKFSEEYKSFLDMAKTERKFVTEGIKIAQAHGFVDAQTEKELVPGDRIYYVNRGKNLVLAIIGKEDMEKGINYVVSHVDSPRLDLKGNPLYEKYELAYMKTHYYGGIKKYQWASIPLAMHGVVILEDGKKVEITIGENESDPVFTIPDILPHLAGKVQGERKSGEVIKGEELQIIVGSIPSTIEDKDVASKVKYAILEILNRDYGIVEEDFISAELELVPAGKARDLGFDRSMIGAYGQDDRICGYTSLRAILDIEGIPEKTAVCFLADKEEIGSTGSTGLTSDFLGYFTGDMIEKTKGKFNEMMLRRALWNSQALSSDVNAGVDPIFDSVHDIQNAAKIGFGVVVTKYTGARGKSSTNDADAEYVAKVRNILNSENVCWQIGELGKVDEGGGGTVAKYLAALGIHTIDIGPALLAMHSPFEVSSKLDVYETYRGYKAFYKRG; via the coding sequence ATGCTATATAAAAATGAAAATGGTTGGAAAAAGCAAACTAACAGAGAAGAAATATTTAAATTTTCAGAAGAATATAAATCTTTTCTGGATATGGCAAAAACAGAAAGAAAATTTGTAACAGAGGGTATAAAAATAGCTCAAGCACACGGATTTGTAGATGCTCAAACTGAAAAAGAGCTAGTACCTGGAGACAGAATTTACTATGTAAATAGAGGTAAAAACCTTGTACTTGCAATTATTGGTAAAGAGGATATGGAAAAAGGGATAAACTATGTTGTATCTCACGTAGATTCACCAAGATTAGATTTAAAAGGAAACCCTTTATATGAAAAATATGAATTAGCATATATGAAAACTCACTATTATGGTGGAATAAAAAAATATCAATGGGCTTCAATACCTCTTGCTATGCACGGTGTTGTAATATTAGAAGATGGAAAAAAAGTTGAAATTACAATAGGAGAAAATGAATCAGATCCAGTATTTACAATACCTGATATTTTGCCACATTTAGCTGGAAAAGTTCAAGGTGAAAGAAAAAGTGGTGAAGTTATAAAAGGTGAAGAACTTCAAATTATAGTTGGAAGTATTCCATCTACAATAGAAGATAAAGACGTAGCAAGTAAAGTAAAATATGCTATTTTAGAAATATTAAATAGAGATTATGGAATAGTTGAAGAGGACTTTATATCTGCTGAATTAGAACTTGTACCAGCTGGAAAAGCAAGAGATCTTGGATTTGATAGATCAATGATAGGAGCTTATGGACAAGATGACAGAATATGTGGATATACTTCTTTAAGAGCTATTTTAGATATAGAAGGAATTCCAGAAAAAACTGCAGTATGTTTCTTAGCTGATAAGGAAGAAATTGGTTCTACAGGAAGTACAGGATTAACTTCAGATTTCTTGGGATATTTTACTGGAGATATGATTGAAAAAACTAAAGGTAAATTTAATGAAATGATGTTAAGAAGAGCTCTTTGGAATTCACAAGCGCTATCGTCAGATGTTAATGCAGGTGTAGATCCAATATTTGATAGTGTTCATGATATACAAAATGCTGCAAAAATAGGATTTGGAGTAGTTGTAACAAAATATACTGGAGCTAGAGGAAAAAGTTCAACAAATGATGCTGATGCAGAATATGTTGCTAAAGTAAGAAATATTTTAAATTCTGAAAATGTATGTTGGCAAATAGGAGAACTTGGAAAAGTTGACGAAGGTGGAGGAGGAACAGTTGCTAAATATTTAGCTGCTTTAGGCATCCACACTATTGATATTGGACCAGCATTACTTGCTATGCACTCACCATTTGAAGTATCATCAAAACTAGATGTATATGAAACTTACAGAGGATATAAGGCTTTCTATAAAAGAGGATAA
- a CDS encoding phosphopantetheine-binding protein: MEKKIEEYPSIVSCRVIPNSSKTSIMAYYIGKANEKELVDHLKKSLPEYMIPYAFFEIDEFPLNSNGKLDLQKLRQLSRKKDVHEANIVLSDFEKKIIKIWEDILEINISENDMGKNFYELGADSLSVVRFISEIEPLVKKDGIEKILLNPSLETIKKYKN, from the coding sequence ATAGAAAAGAAAATAGAGGAGTATCCAAGTATTGTTAGTTGTAGGGTGATTCCAAATTCTTCTAAAACTTCAATAATGGCTTACTATATAGGAAAAGCTAATGAGAAAGAGCTTGTTGATCATTTGAAAAAGAGTTTACCAGAGTATATGATTCCATATGCTTTCTTTGAAATAGATGAGTTTCCTTTAAATTCTAATGGAAAATTAGATTTACAAAAGCTTAGACAGCTAAGTAGGAAAAAAGATGTACATGAAGCAAATATTGTATTATCAGACTTTGAAAAAAAGATTATTAAAATATGGGAAGATATATTAGAGATAAATATATCTGAAAATGATATGGGTAAAAACTTTTATGAATTGGGAGCAGATTCATTGAGTGTAGTTAGATTTATAAGTGAAATAGAACCTTTAGTAAAAAAAGATGGAATAGAAAAGATACTTTTAAATCCGAGTTTAGAAACAATAAAAAAATATAAAAATTAA
- the tnpA gene encoding IS200/IS605 family transposase gives MELDSNCHSVFLLYYHLVLVVKYRRNVFDDTISEFAKDMFVRIGVPYHITLVQWNHDKDHVHIMFKAHPKTELTKFINAYKSASSRIIKKEFPHIRKYLWKEMFWSKSFCLLTTGGAPIEVIKKYIEEQGQKSK, from the coding sequence ATGGAATTAGATAGTAATTGTCATTCAGTATTTTTGCTGTATTATCACTTAGTTCTTGTAGTAAAATATAGAAGAAATGTATTTGATGATACAATTTCTGAATTTGCTAAAGATATGTTTGTAAGAATTGGAGTTCCATATCATATTACTTTAGTACAATGGAATCACGATAAAGACCACGTACATATAATGTTCAAGGCTCATCCAAAAACAGAATTGACTAAATTCATAAATGCATATAAATCAGCAAGTTCTAGGATAATAAAAAAAGAATTTCCACATATAAGAAAATATCTGTGGAAAGAAATGTTTTGGTCTAAAAGTTTTTGTTTGTTGACTACTGGAGGAGCTCCTATTGAAGTCATAAAAAAATATATAGAGGAACAAGGGCAGAAGAGTAAATAA
- the tnpB gene encoding IS200/IS605 family element RNA-guided endonuclease TnpB, with protein sequence MKQLKAYKFRIYPSEEQKIFFSKTFGCVRLVYNLMLNDRIKAYEESKGNPDKKIKYPTPAKYKKDYEFLKEVDSLALANAQINLDKAYKNFFRDKSIGFPKFKSKKNPVQSYTTNNQKGTVNIFEKWLKIPKLKELIKIKVHRKIEGIIKSVTISRNGSGKYFISLLCETDIQELPKTNSSVGIDLGIKDMAILSTGEKIKNLKFRKQLEDKLKREQRKLSKRFLIAKKINKKLNEARNYQKQRIKVAKIHEKIMNMRTDFLNKLSTYIIKNHDIICIEDLNTKGLLHNHKLSKSIADVSWASFVNKLEYKAKWYGKEIIKIDRLYPSSQICSVCGHRDGKKTLDIREWTCLICHTHHDRDINAAKNILAEGLRIRQAV encoded by the coding sequence ATGAAACAACTAAAAGCATATAAATTTAGAATTTATCCAAGCGAAGAACAAAAGATATTTTTTAGTAAAACTTTTGGTTGTGTTCGTCTTGTCTATAATCTTATGCTAAATGATAGAATCAAAGCATATGAAGAAAGTAAAGGTAATCCTGATAAAAAAATAAAATATCCAACTCCTGCAAAATATAAAAAAGATTATGAATTTCTAAAAGAAGTTGATAGTCTTGCTCTTGCTAATGCTCAAATTAACTTAGATAAAGCATATAAAAACTTTTTTAGAGATAAATCTATAGGTTTTCCTAAGTTCAAATCTAAGAAGAATCCAGTACAAAGCTATACAACTAATAATCAAAAAGGAACTGTAAATATTTTTGAAAAATGGTTAAAAATTCCTAAACTTAAAGAATTAATAAAAATCAAAGTGCATAGAAAAATAGAGGGGATAATAAAATCTGTTACTATCTCGCGTAATGGAAGTGGTAAGTATTTTATCTCTTTGTTATGTGAAACAGATATTCAGGAATTACCAAAAACTAATTCATCAGTAGGAATTGATTTAGGTATTAAAGATATGGCTATTCTTTCTACTGGAGAAAAAATAAAAAATCTTAAATTTAGAAAACAATTAGAAGACAAACTAAAAAGAGAACAAAGAAAACTTTCTAAAAGATTTCTAATTGCTAAAAAAATAAATAAAAAATTAAACGAAGCTAGAAATTATCAAAAACAAAGAATTAAAGTAGCTAAAATACACGAAAAAATTATGAATATGAGAACAGATTTCTTAAATAAGCTAAGTACATATATTATCAAAAACCACGATATTATCTGTATTGAAGACTTAAATACAAAAGGATTACTTCATAATCATAAATTATCAAAATCTATAGCTGATGTATCTTGGGCTAGTTTTGTAAATAAACTTGAGTATAAGGCGAAATGGTATGGCAAAGAAATAATAAAAATAGATAGACTATATCCATCAAGTCAAATCTGCTCTGTATGTGGTCATAGGGATGGCAAAAAAACTCTCGATATAAGAGAGTGGACTTGTCTAATTTGTCATACTCATCACGATAGAGATATAAACGCCGCTAAAAATATATTGGCTGAAGGTCTAAGAATAAGACAAGCAGTCTAA
- a CDS encoding DUF2147 domain-containing protein — MRVILLFLILQSILYANPSLGYWMTQEGKNGKEAIVLIEKDKDRDTYSGKIKYIATVDENFDIISYTNKDEIIDFTLIKDLEKTDENIYKNGTIIDPKTSNEYHASAKIKGDKFILRGSLDPCGILGAKRVWKRIDKSYLKNYGDEKL; from the coding sequence ATGAGAGTGATTTTATTATTTTTAATTTTACAAAGTATACTATATGCTAATCCAAGTTTGGGATATTGGATGACTCAAGAGGGAAAAAATGGAAAAGAGGCTATTGTTTTAATTGAAAAAGATAAAGATAGAGATACATATAGTGGGAAGATAAAATATATAGCTACTGTAGATGAGAATTTTGACATAATTAGCTATACAAATAAAGATGAGATAATTGATTTCACATTGATTAAAGATTTGGAAAAAACAGATGAGAACATCTATAAAAATGGGACGATAATAGATCCTAAAACATCTAATGAATATCATGCTTCTGCTAAAATAAAAGGGGATAAATTTATTTTAAGAGGTTCTTTAGATCCATGTGGAATATTAGGAGCAAAAAGAGTTTGGAAAAGAATTGATAAAAGTTATTTAAAAAATTATGGTGATGAGAAATTATGA
- a CDS encoding phosphoglycerate kinase: MAKKIVTDLDVKGKKVLMRVDFNVPMKDGKITDENRIVAALPTIKYVLENGGRVIAFSHLGKVKTEEDLKTKSLRPVAQRLSELLGQPVKFVDKTRGEELEKAVAELKDGQIMMFENTRFEDLDGKKESKNDPELGKYWASLGDLFVNDAFGTAHRAHASNVGIAANIGEGKTAAGFLMEKEIKFIGGAVDNPERPLVAILGGAKVSDKIGVIENLLTKADKVLVGGAMMFTFLRAQGKSTGTSLVEEDKIELAKELLAKANGKLVLPIDTVVAKEFKNDAPHKTVSVDAIPADEMGLDVGEGTVKLFAKEISGAKTVVWNGPMGVFEMPNFAKGTIGVCEAIAHLQGATTIIGGGDSAAAAISLGYADKFTHISTGGGASLEYLEGKKLPGVESISDK; the protein is encoded by the coding sequence ATGGCTAAGAAAATAGTTACAGATTTAGACGTAAAAGGTAAAAAAGTTTTAATGAGAGTAGACTTTAACGTACCTATGAAAGATGGAAAAATAACAGATGAAAATAGAATAGTTGCTGCATTACCAACTATAAAATATGTATTAGAAAATGGTGGAAGAGTAATTGCTTTTTCTCATTTAGGAAAAGTTAAAACTGAAGAAGATTTAAAAACTAAATCTTTAAGACCAGTTGCACAAAGACTTTCTGAACTTTTAGGACAACCAGTTAAATTTGTTGATAAAACTAGAGGGGAAGAACTTGAAAAAGCTGTTGCTGAATTAAAAGATGGACAAATAATGATGTTTGAAAATACAAGATTTGAAGATTTAGATGGTAAAAAAGAATCTAAAAATGATCCAGAATTAGGAAAATATTGGGCTTCTTTAGGAGACCTATTTGTAAATGACGCATTTGGAACTGCTCACAGAGCTCATGCTTCAAATGTTGGAATAGCTGCAAATATAGGAGAAGGAAAAACAGCTGCAGGATTCTTAATGGAAAAAGAAATTAAATTTATAGGTGGAGCTGTAGATAATCCTGAAAGACCATTAGTAGCTATACTAGGTGGAGCAAAAGTATCTGATAAAATAGGAGTAATTGAAAATTTATTAACTAAAGCTGATAAAGTTTTAGTTGGTGGAGCTATGATGTTTACTTTCTTAAGAGCTCAAGGAAAATCAACTGGAACATCTTTAGTTGAAGAAGATAAAATCGAACTTGCAAAAGAACTACTTGCTAAAGCTAATGGAAAATTAGTTCTTCCAATAGATACAGTAGTAGCTAAAGAATTTAAAAATGATGCACCTCACAAAACAGTATCTGTAGATGCAATACCTGCTGATGAAATGGGACTTGACGTAGGAGAAGGAACTGTAAAATTATTTGCAAAAGAAATTTCTGGAGCAAAAACAGTAGTATGGAATGGACCAATGGGTGTATTTGAAATGCCTAACTTCGCAAAAGGAACTATTGGAGTATGTGAAGCTATAGCTCATCTTCAAGGTGCAACTACTATAATAGGTGGAGGAGATTCAGCTGCTGCAGCAATAAGCTTAGGATATGCTGATAAATTTACTCACATCTCTACTGGTGGAGGAGCTTCTCTAGAATATCTAGAAGGAAAAAAATTACCAGGTGTAGAATCAATTTCTGATAAATAA
- a CDS encoding AMP-binding protein codes for MMQKRRLSPNEKMYLTFEKNYNSFMINRVVEGTGYIDLEAFQKAVDEVAKKFPESRFKLEGNYWIDSKINPKVIKINRADIGKDFKELMQRKIDLTKEIACQIYYLEEYNKTTIIFRTHHGVMDGKGQGIWISAIFKELNNLTIQEFLSQKRDVDLLNEGGTKKDSDIVTLGNYAPIKDRNSYEIISPISKKMVIDGKVVALTSKIIGAIHQLSEDKTSRFIVTRDIREKFTSEQLNTGNLSLPMYLQVSDNDWNKINLELMKMILTNKDIIYSPKEYFVFDKFPIYILKLGLKYTVSKYNRQKKSAVSAVISNLGKINLEDYKTASFSPNEVYALPVITPLVPLSFIITEQEDKIILTIGYYERNYCDNVIDKYLEALKNKILNRGRIELVGNSYVKKIDIFEKIFEKSNANSRLSLTDKEVFTYKDIFKRVEIVAEYLKNCGVGKGDTVSISTKRDASYLISVLACIKIGATFIPIDPDYPKERIEYIKENSKSKVLLESLDDILSNNKVESLEDIGKFEKYNSDDVVYIIYTSGSTGKPKGVEITYGTLCNYISNCIEKYEIDEKTIFGFFTSISFDLSITAIFTTLVVGGQIEFFSEKITPLTLKNIFENSKMNSVKMTPTHLEIMSKYNIEKDKFKLVIVGGEQLKVSTATKTQEILGENCKIVNEYGPTEATVGCIYHIFDKNKRYVSEGLPIGKPLDHIDVYLDIDLDENIGELFIGGDCLARGYFNLTGKKSPSSIGGAMNCPIVF; via the coding sequence ATGATGCAAAAGAGAAGATTATCTCCAAATGAAAAGATGTATTTAACATTTGAAAAAAATTATAATTCATTTATGATAAATAGAGTAGTAGAAGGAACAGGATATATAGACTTAGAAGCATTTCAAAAGGCTGTAGATGAAGTGGCTAAAAAATTTCCTGAAAGTAGATTTAAGTTAGAGGGAAACTATTGGATTGACTCAAAAATAAATCCTAAAGTGATTAAAATAAATAGAGCTGATATTGGAAAAGACTTTAAAGAGTTGATGCAAAGAAAAATCGATTTGACAAAAGAGATAGCTTGTCAGATTTATTACTTAGAAGAGTATAATAAAACTACTATTATATTTAGAACTCACCATGGAGTAATGGACGGAAAAGGACAAGGAATTTGGATATCGGCTATTTTTAAAGAGCTAAATAATTTAACTATTCAAGAATTTTTATCACAAAAAAGAGATGTTGATTTGTTAAATGAAGGTGGGACAAAAAAAGATAGTGATATTGTAACTTTAGGAAATTATGCTCCTATAAAAGATAGAAATTCTTATGAAATAATCTCACCTATATCTAAAAAAATGGTTATAGATGGAAAAGTAGTAGCTCTGACTTCTAAAATTATTGGAGCAATTCACCAATTAAGTGAAGATAAAACAAGCAGATTTATAGTTACTAGAGATATTAGAGAAAAATTTACAAGTGAACAGTTAAATACTGGAAATCTATCATTACCAATGTATTTACAAGTTAGTGATAACGATTGGAATAAGATAAATCTAGAATTGATGAAAATGATACTGACAAATAAAGATATTATATATTCACCTAAGGAGTATTTTGTTTTTGATAAATTTCCAATATATATTTTAAAATTAGGTTTAAAATATACAGTGTCTAAATATAATAGGCAGAAAAAATCAGCTGTTAGTGCAGTTATTTCAAATTTAGGAAAAATTAATTTAGAAGATTATAAAACAGCGAGTTTTTCACCTAATGAGGTATATGCTTTGCCAGTAATAACACCATTAGTTCCTCTATCTTTTATAATTACAGAACAAGAGGATAAGATAATTTTGACTATAGGATATTACGAAAGAAACTACTGTGATAACGTAATAGATAAATATTTAGAAGCTTTAAAAAATAAGATTTTAAATAGAGGTAGAATTGAATTAGTGGGTAATTCTTATGTAAAAAAAATTGATATATTTGAAAAAATATTTGAAAAATCTAATGCAAATAGTAGGTTATCACTTACAGATAAAGAAGTTTTTACATATAAAGATATTTTTAAAAGAGTGGAAATAGTAGCAGAATATTTAAAAAATTGTGGAGTGGGAAAAGGTGATACAGTTTCTATTTCAACTAAAAGAGATGCTAGTTATTTGATATCTGTATTAGCTTGTATTAAGATTGGAGCTACATTTATCCCTATTGATCCAGATTATCCAAAAGAAAGGATAGAATATATAAAAGAAAATTCTAAAAGTAAGGTATTATTAGAATCTTTAGATGATATTCTTTCAAATAATAAGGTTGAAAGTTTAGAAGATATTGGAAAATTTGAAAAATATAATTCAGATGATGTAGTCTATATAATATATACTTCTGGAAGTACTGGAAAGCCAAAAGGTGTAGAGATAACATATGGAACTTTATGTAACTATATCTCAAACTGTATTGAAAAATATGAAATAGATGAGAAAACTATTTTTGGATTTTTTACTTCTATATCTTTTGATCTATCTATAACTGCTATTTTTACTACTTTAGTTGTAGGAGGACAGATAGAGTTTTTCAGCGAGAAAATAACTCCTTTAACACTTAAAAATATTTTTGAAAATAGTAAAATGAACAGTGTAAAAATGACACCGACACATTTAGAAATTATGTCTAAATACAATATAGAAAAAGATAAATTTAAGTTGGTAATTGTAGGTGGAGAGCAATTAAAAGTTAGTACAGCTACTAAAACTCAAGAGATTTTAGGAGAAAATTGTAAAATTGTAAATGAGTACGGACCAACAGAAGCAACAGTTGGGTGTATATATCACATATTTGATAAAAATAAGAGATATGTATCAGAAGGTCTACCAATAGGAAAACCTCTAGATCACATAGATGTATATTTGGATATAGATCTAGATGAAAATATAGGAGAACTATTTATAGGTGGAGATTGTCTAGCTAGGGGATATTTTAACCTAACGGGCAAGAAGTCGCCCAGCTCTATAGGTGGTGCGATGAATTGCCCTATTGTTTTTTAG
- the hemA gene encoding glutamyl-tRNA reductase — MKIDEILVFGISHKELTTEERENFIQTKPEDVIYSLFKEGKIDGFVNLSTCLRVEFYLHMNKNFTQDQLLKYFNFQKGIFIKKGEEATEYLFKVSCGFYSIIKGEDQILAQIKKAHATALEENTSSKVLNTVFNKAIELGKKFRTESKICHNALSLEAISLKFIKESIGFLADKKILILGVGDLAQAMLYLLVKENVKNITVTNRTQHKALALKDTFNVKVVPFEEKFKAVAENDVIISATSAPHLVIRTHDVAPLIDKNRQYTFLDLAVPRDIEDSLGELENVTLFNLDDIWGVYNQHLATRDALLEDYSFLVDKQMENLKKWFKYYEERTI; from the coding sequence ATGAAAATCGATGAAATTTTAGTTTTTGGTATCTCACATAAAGAACTTACAACTGAAGAAAGAGAAAATTTCATTCAGACCAAACCTGAAGATGTTATTTACTCTCTTTTCAAAGAAGGAAAAATAGACGGTTTTGTAAATCTATCTACCTGTCTTAGAGTTGAATTTTATCTTCATATGAATAAGAATTTTACACAGGACCAATTATTAAAATACTTTAATTTCCAAAAAGGGATCTTTATTAAAAAAGGAGAAGAAGCAACAGAATATCTGTTTAAAGTAAGCTGTGGATTCTACTCTATTATAAAAGGTGAAGATCAAATATTAGCTCAAATTAAAAAGGCTCATGCTACAGCACTTGAAGAAAATACATCTTCAAAAGTTTTAAATACAGTTTTTAATAAAGCTATTGAACTTGGTAAAAAATTTAGAACTGAAAGCAAAATATGCCACAATGCACTGTCTTTAGAAGCTATATCTCTCAAATTTATAAAGGAATCAATAGGATTCTTAGCTGATAAAAAAATACTTATCTTAGGAGTTGGAGATTTAGCTCAAGCTATGCTCTATCTTCTTGTAAAAGAAAATGTTAAAAATATAACTGTAACAAATAGAACACAACATAAAGCTCTTGCTTTAAAGGATACATTTAATGTTAAAGTTGTTCCTTTCGAGGAAAAATTTAAAGCTGTTGCAGAAAATGATGTTATCATCAGTGCAACTTCTGCTCCCCATCTTGTAATTAGAACACATGATGTGGCTCCTTTAATAGACAAAAATAGACAATATACTTTCCTTGACCTTGCTGTCCCAAGAGATATTGAAGATTCTCTAGGAGAGTTAGAAAATGTAACACTATTTAATCTTGATGATATTTGGGGTGTTTATAATCAACATCTTGCAACAAGAGATGCTCTTTTAGAAGACTATAGTTTTCTTGTAGATAAACAGATGGAAAATTTAAAAAAATGGTTTAAATACTATGAAGAAAGGACAATATAA
- the gap gene encoding type I glyceraldehyde-3-phosphate dehydrogenase, whose translation MAVKVAINGFGRIGRLALRLMVENPEFEVVAINDLTDAHMLAHLFKYDSAQGRFNGTIEVKEDAFVVNGHTIKTFAQADPKELPWGELGVDVVLECTGFFTKKEKAEDHIKAGAKKVVISAPATGDLKTVVYNVNDNILDGTETVISGASCTTNCLAPMAKVLEDKFGIVEGLMTTIHAYTNDQNTLDGPHRKGDLRRARAAAANIVPNTTGAAKAIGLVIPSLKGKLDGAAQRVPVITGSITELVTVLNKSVTVEEVNAAMKAAANESFGYTEEELVSSDIIGIHYGSLFDATQTRVMTVGDKQLVKTVAWYDNEMSYTSQLIRTLKKFVELSK comes from the coding sequence ATGGCAGTTAAAGTAGCAATTAATGGATTCGGAAGAATCGGAAGATTAGCATTAAGACTAATGGTAGAAAATCCTGAGTTTGAAGTAGTGGCAATCAATGACTTAACAGACGCACACATGTTAGCACACTTATTCAAATATGACTCAGCTCAAGGAAGATTTAACGGAACTATCGAAGTTAAAGAAGATGCCTTCGTTGTAAACGGACACACTATTAAAACTTTTGCACAAGCTGATCCTAAAGAATTACCATGGGGAGAGTTAGGTGTAGACGTAGTATTAGAATGTACTGGATTCTTCACTAAAAAAGAAAAAGCAGAAGATCACATTAAAGCAGGAGCTAAAAAAGTTGTTATCTCTGCACCAGCAACTGGAGATCTAAAAACTGTAGTTTACAACGTAAACGACAATATTCTAGATGGTACTGAAACAGTTATTTCAGGAGCTTCTTGTACAACTAACTGTTTAGCACCAATGGCAAAAGTATTAGAAGATAAATTTGGAATTGTTGAAGGATTAATGACAACAATCCACGCTTATACAAATGACCAAAACACTCTTGATGGTCCACATAGAAAAGGAGACCTAAGAAGAGCAAGAGCTGCTGCTGCAAACATCGTTCCTAACACAACTGGAGCTGCAAAAGCAATAGGACTTGTAATCCCTTCATTAAAAGGAAAATTAGATGGAGCTGCTCAAAGAGTTCCTGTAATTACTGGATCAATTACTGAATTAGTAACTGTATTAAATAAATCAGTAACTGTAGAAGAAGTAAATGCTGCAATGAAAGCTGCTGCAAACGAATCATTCGGATACACAGAAGAAGAATTAGTATCAAGCGATATCATAGGAATTCACTATGGATCACTATTTGATGCTACTCAAACAAGAGTTATGACAGTTGGAGATAAACAACTTGTTAAAACTGTTGCTTGGTATGACAACGAAATGTCTTACACTTCTCAATTAATCAGAACTCTTAAAAAATTCGTAGAATTATCTAAATAG